A segment of the Streptomyces sp. L2 genome:
GCGTCCGCGAACACCTGGCGCGGGAGTACCCCGGTCCACAGGTCGTGCATCCCGCCCTCGGGGTCGCACACCGACATCGGGTTCCAGGTGTCCCCGTGGTATCCGCCCCGCCAGGTGAGCAGCCGCCGCTTCTCCGGCCGGCCGAGCGAGCGCCAGTACTGGAAGCACATCTTCACCGCGACCTCGACCGACACCGAACCGGAGTCGGCGAGGAACACATGTTCAAGCCCGTCAGGCGACATGTCTACAAGGAGCTTCGCCAAGCGTACGGCGGGCTCGTGCGTGAGCCCGCCGAACATCACATGGCTCATCCGGTCGAGCTGGCGCCGCGCGGCCTCGTCGAGGACCGGGTGGCCGTAGCCGTGGATCGCCGACCACCAGGACGCCATGCCGTCGACCAGTTCGCCCGAGCCGTCCGCGAGCTTCAGCCGGACCCCGCTCGCCGACTCCACGACGAGCGGTTCTACCCGTCCGGGCATCGGACCGTACGGATGCCACACATGCCGCCGGTCCAGCTCCAGCAGCTCGGGCACGCCCAGGTCAGGCATTGGGCGCGAGGTCCGTCCCGGCGCCCCGGCGACGCACGGCGACCAGGTCGGTGCGCGGCTCGTTCACGGCCGCCGCCGACTCCGTGCCCGGCGCGGACTCCGTCGCCGTACCGCACACGTCCTGCCCCTCATGCGAGCCGCAGACGGACCCGCACCCGGCCTCCGCGTGCGACCCGCACCCGGCCTCGGCGTGCGATCCGCAGCCACCGCCGGCCGCCGTCACCCGGTGCTCGGGCAGCGTGATCTCCCCGGTGCCCTCCACCTCGAACCCGGCGTCCGCGATCATCTCCAGGTCGGCCTTGCCCGCCTGGCCCTCGCTGGTCAGGTAGTCACCGAGGAAGATCGAGTTGGCCAGGTTCAGGGCCAGCGGCTGCATCGTGCGCAGGTGGACCTCGCGGCCGCCCGCGATCCGCACCTCGACGTCCGGGCAGACGAACCGCACCATCGCCAGGATGCGCAGGCAGCGCTGCGGGGTGAGGTTCCACTCCTTGCCGAGCGGGGTGCCCTCGAACGGGATCAGGAAGTTCACCGGCACCGAGTCCGGGTCCAGCTCGCGCAGCGAGAAGACCACGTCCACCAGGTCCTCGTCGCTCTCGCCCATGCCCGCGATCAGCCCCGAGCAGGCGGACAGGCCGGCGCCGTGCGCCTTCTGCACCGTGTCCACCCGGTCGGCGTAGGTGTGCGTGGTCGTGATGTCCCCGTACGTCCCCTCGGACGTGTTCAGGTTGTGGTTGTAGGCGTCCGCGCCGGCCTCGCGCAGCCGCTCCGCCTGGCCGTCGGAGAGCAGCCCGAGGCAGGCGCACACCTCGACGCCCTCGTTCTGCTCCTTGATGGTCTTGATGGTCTCGGAGACCCGGTCCACGTCACGGTCCGTCGGACCGCGCCCGCTGGCCACCAGGCAGACCCGCTTGGCACCGCCGGCCAGGCCCGCGGCGGCGGCCTCGGAGGCCTCGCCGGGCTTGAGCCAGGTGTACTTCAGGATGTCGGCCTTGGAGCCCAGCCGCTGGGAGCAGTAGGAGCAGTCCTCCGGGCACAGGCCCGACTTCAGGTTGACCAGGTAGTTGAGTTTCACGCGCCGGCCGAACCAGTGCCGGCGCACCTTGCCGGCCGCGGCCACCACATCGAGCAGATCGTCGTCGGAGGTGGCGAGTACGGCGAGCGCTTCCTCGCGGGTCGGCAGCTCGCGCCGAAGCCCCTTGTCCACCAGCGTGTTCAGCAGGTCCATGAAAGTTGATCCTGTCCTACGGGACCGCTTCGGGCCAAGGAGAGTTTGCACAACAGAGATGCTTCGACGTGTGGGTATTGCCACACCCTGGGTGCCTGCCCGTGCCGCTAGTGTCTGTCCGCTACCTACAAAAGCCCCGGAGGACCCATGGCGTTCGGCTGGATCGACGAGCAGGCGGAGGCGCGGCGCCGGGCCGGTCTCGTACGGA
Coding sequences within it:
- the bioB gene encoding biotin synthase BioB is translated as MDLLNTLVDKGLRRELPTREEALAVLATSDDDLLDVVAAAGKVRRHWFGRRVKLNYLVNLKSGLCPEDCSYCSQRLGSKADILKYTWLKPGEASEAAAAGLAGGAKRVCLVASGRGPTDRDVDRVSETIKTIKEQNEGVEVCACLGLLSDGQAERLREAGADAYNHNLNTSEGTYGDITTTHTYADRVDTVQKAHGAGLSACSGLIAGMGESDEDLVDVVFSLRELDPDSVPVNFLIPFEGTPLGKEWNLTPQRCLRILAMVRFVCPDVEVRIAGGREVHLRTMQPLALNLANSIFLGDYLTSEGQAGKADLEMIADAGFEVEGTGEITLPEHRVTAAGGGCGSHAEAGCGSHAEAGCGSVCGSHEGQDVCGTATESAPGTESAAAVNEPRTDLVAVRRRGAGTDLAPNA